The nucleotide sequence ATAGAGGACTCCAACAAAATTTGATGAAGAAAACTAGGActgtttaaacagaaaataaggaaaaagactTTGCATCTGCTCAGTAGAACAAGACACGACCCAGTGCTGGCCCCTGAGAGCCGCTGCTGTTCTGGTGTGAGGACAGCCCGTTATGCAGTTTACATCCTCATTTCAAGGAAAGTCCAATGATAAAAGTGTCTTTCTGTTAAAAGTTTAATTACAAAATTATTTCATCCTTCATAAATAATGAAATGTGGATTTCCTACACATCTAGAtaaatgaaggtatttaaaattgattttttttttttttttaaacttcctgCAGATCTCTTcatctagaaaagaaaaaaacagctgtaAATGTATCTCAGCGTTAGGAAAATCAGTATCTGTGCTGCATACCTATGTGGACTTGAGACCTCAGTAAGGATGCAACTGTGCTGTGAATCCATAAATGGCTCTTGCATAAGGAGCAGCTGGTCAAACAGTATCCGTGTTTCCCTGTATATCTTCATGGTTTGTATTATTCTGGCCACACTCATTGGAAATTTGACAGTTATCATCTCAATATCACATTTTAAGCACCTCCATACACCCACCAATTTCCTGCTGCTTTCTATGGCTACAGTAGACTTTCTGCTGGGATTCCTCATCATGCCTTGCAGCATGGTGCGCTCTGTTGAACACTGCTGGTATTTTGGGGAACTGTTCTGCAAGATCCACACGAGTATGGACATTATACTGAGCACAGCTTCCATCTTCCATCTTTCCTTCATATCCATTGACCGTTACTATGCTGTGTGTGACCGTCTAAGAtacaaattaaatataaatacttTTGTTATCTTGGTCATGATATTGGTAAGTTGGATGATCCCTGCTGTTTTTGCTTTTGGGATGATCTTTCTACACTTAAATTTGCGAGAGGCAGAAGAGATTTATAATCATGTCCATTGTGCAGGAggatgctttgtctttttcagtgAAACTTCAGGTGTTGTGTCCTCCATTGTGTCTTTTTGCATTCCTGGATTTGTCATGCTGTACATCTACAGG is from Patagioenas fasciata isolate bPatFas1 chromosome 3, bPatFas1.hap1, whole genome shotgun sequence and encodes:
- the LOC136100391 gene encoding trace amine-associated receptor 1-like — protein: MQLCCESINGSCIRSSWSNSIRVSLYIFMVCIILATLIGNLTVIISISHFKHLHTPTNFLLLSMATVDFLLGFLIMPCSMVRSVEHCWYFGELFCKIHTSMDIILSTASIFHLSFISIDRYYAVCDRLRYKLNINTFVILVMILVSWMIPAVFAFGMIFLHLNLREAEEIYNHVHCAGGCFVFFSETSGVVSSIVSFCIPGFVMLYIYRKIYSTAKMQARSIDTISQKKMHFEMKNDISFGRERKAVKTLAIIVGVFLICWSPFFFFTATNPFMNYVIPPILIDALVWFGYLNSTFNPIVYAFFHMWFRRALKMILFQQDSSRTNLFLK